The following coding sequences lie in one Bacteroidales bacterium genomic window:
- a CDS encoding 2-isopropylmalate synthase, with the protein MSNDYVQIFDTTLRDGEQVPGCQLNTVEKIEIAQALEALGVDIIEAGFPISSPGDFKSVSEVCKNVKRPTICGLTRAIDKDIEVAADALKHAEYPRIQTGIGTSFYHINYKLNSTREKIIERAVHAVKYAKKFVEDVQFYAEDAGRTENEYLARVVEAVIEAGATVVNLPDTTGYCLPENYGAKIKYIKENVKNVDKATLSVHCHNDLGMGTANSISGIINGARQAEVTMNGIGERAGNTALEEVAMILQSHKELNINTSINPKRIYDTSRLVSRLMKMPVQPNKAIVGKNAFAHSSGIHQDGVLKHRENYEIIDPKTVGIPESNMRLTARSGRAAFKHRISKLGYQVKEEDLDHLYNKFLDIADKKKEVNDDDLLALVGQVSYTREKNLKLLNLDVVCGKSSIPTATVRLKLNGETFTVSENGNGPIDASFNAVKKIIKRKIHLDEFLVQALTGGTDDLGKVHIQLKYRNKYFYGFSSNTDIITASVESYLDAISKIM; encoded by the coding sequence AGATATTATAGAAGCTGGTTTTCCGATCTCCAGTCCCGGCGACTTCAAATCCGTATCAGAAGTATGCAAAAACGTAAAAAGACCGACCATCTGCGGCTTAACCAGGGCTATTGACAAAGACATAGAAGTAGCAGCAGATGCGCTTAAGCACGCAGAATATCCAAGAATTCAAACCGGTATTGGAACATCATTTTATCACATTAACTATAAGCTTAACTCTACCCGGGAAAAAATTATTGAAAGAGCGGTGCATGCGGTCAAGTATGCCAAAAAGTTTGTCGAAGATGTACAGTTCTATGCAGAAGATGCCGGAAGAACCGAAAATGAATACCTGGCGAGAGTGGTTGAAGCCGTTATAGAGGCCGGGGCTACGGTAGTCAACTTACCGGACACCACCGGCTATTGCTTGCCGGAGAACTATGGTGCGAAGATTAAATACATCAAAGAGAATGTAAAAAATGTAGATAAAGCCACACTTTCGGTTCACTGCCATAATGACCTCGGCATGGGCACGGCCAATTCAATCAGTGGAATCATTAACGGCGCCCGGCAGGCAGAAGTGACCATGAATGGTATAGGTGAACGCGCCGGTAACACTGCCCTTGAAGAAGTAGCCATGATCCTTCAGAGCCATAAAGAACTGAATATTAACACCAGTATTAATCCAAAGCGGATTTACGACACCAGCCGGCTTGTATCCAGGTTGATGAAAATGCCTGTACAGCCGAATAAGGCCATTGTGGGAAAAAACGCTTTCGCCCATTCCTCGGGTATTCACCAGGACGGAGTATTGAAGCACCGGGAGAATTACGAAATCATAGATCCCAAAACAGTCGGTATTCCGGAATCCAACATGCGGCTCACCGCAAGAAGCGGCAGGGCGGCTTTCAAGCACAGAATTTCCAAGCTTGGTTATCAGGTGAAGGAGGAGGATCTGGATCATCTTTACAATAAATTCCTGGATATTGCCGATAAAAAGAAAGAGGTTAACGACGATGATCTGCTGGCTCTGGTAGGACAAGTATCCTATACCAGGGAAAAAAATCTCAAGCTGTTGAATCTGGACGTGGTCTGTGGAAAATCATCCATACCCACTGCCACTGTACGGTTAAAATTAAACGGAGAAACATTTACCGTTTCCGAGAACGGCAACGGGCCCATCGATGCTTCGTTTAATGCTGTCAAAAAAATCATTAAAAGGAAAATACACCTGGATGAGTTTCTTGTTCAGGCACTCACCGGCGGAACGGATGACTTAGGGAAAGTGCATATTCAACTTAAATACAGAAACAAATACTTTTACGGATTTAGTTCCAATACTGATATCATAACGGCATCCGTTGAATCTTACCTGGATGCGATATCAAAAATCATGTAA
- the leuC gene encoding 3-isopropylmalate dehydratase large subunit: MTGKHKTLFDKIWDAHVVKHIEDGPDVLYIDKHLVHEVTSPQAFAGLKEKNAPVFRPRQVLATADHNVPTSDQEKEVKDERSRAQIEELKKNAEENSLDFYGLNHPKQGIVHVVGPEQGFTLPGNTIVCGDSHTSTHGAFGTVAFGIGTSEVEMVLASQCVLQSKPKKMRINLDGKRQKGVTAKDVILYAISQLSTNGATGHFVEYAGEAIRNMSMEERMTVCNMSIEMGARGGLIAPDENTFEYLRSTPAGQDKEKFEERVEEWKKLYSDPDATFDKEHNFDVSRIEPMITYGTNPGMGMKINGKIPGRESYENEPVVKKSLDYMGLEPGQKLVGKKINYIFIGSCTNGRIEDIRSFAHLVKGRKKAAQVKAYVVPGSKQVEMEVKNEGLQHILNEAGFELRQPGCSACLAMNDDKIPPGEYCVSTTNRNFEGRQGPGSRTFLASPLTAAATAVNGYITDPRELLNE, translated from the coding sequence ATGACGGGAAAACACAAAACTTTATTTGACAAAATATGGGATGCTCATGTAGTGAAGCATATTGAGGACGGACCTGATGTACTATATATAGATAAGCACCTGGTTCACGAGGTAACCAGTCCGCAGGCCTTTGCCGGACTAAAAGAGAAAAATGCTCCGGTTTTCAGGCCCAGACAGGTTCTTGCCACCGCCGATCACAATGTCCCCACGAGTGATCAGGAGAAAGAGGTGAAAGATGAACGGTCACGCGCCCAGATAGAAGAACTGAAGAAAAATGCAGAAGAAAATAGTTTGGATTTCTACGGATTGAATCATCCCAAACAGGGAATTGTCCATGTGGTAGGACCGGAACAGGGATTCACCCTACCGGGAAATACCATAGTCTGCGGTGACAGTCATACCTCCACGCACGGGGCTTTTGGAACTGTAGCCTTTGGGATCGGCACAAGTGAAGTGGAAATGGTACTGGCTTCCCAGTGCGTGCTTCAGTCCAAGCCCAAAAAGATGCGCATCAACCTGGATGGAAAACGGCAAAAGGGGGTAACCGCAAAAGATGTGATATTGTATGCAATATCCCAATTGTCGACCAATGGAGCCACCGGCCATTTTGTAGAATATGCCGGCGAAGCCATCCGCAATATGAGTATGGAAGAACGGATGACCGTCTGCAACATGAGCATCGAGATGGGAGCCCGTGGCGGCCTGATCGCACCGGACGAAAACACCTTTGAGTACCTCCGGTCAACACCGGCAGGCCAGGACAAAGAGAAATTCGAGGAAAGAGTAGAAGAATGGAAAAAATTATACTCCGATCCGGATGCCACCTTTGATAAGGAACACAACTTTGACGTTTCCAGGATTGAGCCGATGATCACATACGGCACCAACCCGGGAATGGGAATGAAAATTAACGGGAAAATACCCGGCCGGGAAAGCTATGAGAATGAGCCGGTAGTAAAAAAATCACTGGATTATATGGGTCTTGAGCCGGGTCAGAAGCTGGTTGGCAAAAAAATCAATTACATATTTATTGGAAGCTGTACCAACGGCAGAATAGAGGACATCAGATCATTTGCCCATCTGGTCAAAGGGAGGAAAAAAGCAGCTCAAGTGAAGGCATACGTTGTACCCGGATCAAAGCAGGTAGAGATGGAGGTTAAAAACGAAGGTCTTCAGCATATATTGAATGAAGCAGGATTTGAACTAAGACAACCCGGATGCTCAGCCTGTCTGGCAATGAATGACGACAAGATTCCTCCCGGAGAGTATTGTGTATCTACCACAAACAGGAATTTTGAAGGAAGGCAGGGTCCGGGATCACGCACATTTTTGGCCAGTCCCCTGACAGCAGCCGCAACGGCAGTTAACGGTTATATAACAGATCCCAGAGAATTGTTAAACGAATAA